The Bacteroidota bacterium sequence ACGGTATTCGCAAGGTATCGGCAAGTACAGGAATTATTACTACTGTTGTCGGAAATGGAATTAAGGGCGATGACGGAGATTTTGGTCCGGCCAATTCTGCCTCAATTTGGTCCCCAACCTCACCAGCACTTGATGCAGCCGGAAATTTATATTTTGCCGACCCCGGTGCTTTTAAAGTACGTAGAGTGTCAAATATCGCCATCACCGGAATTGGCTCGATGCAGAAAGAAGAAACCAAAGCCAATATTTATCCCAATCCCTGTACTACTAACTTCACTTTGGCGACTGATATTACGGAAAGGCTGACATTTGAAATATACGACATCTGCGGCAAACAAGTTATGAGCCGGGTAATAAACGGCAGTACTGATATTGATGTTAGCAATTTAAGTAATGGAATTTATAACGTGGTAATATCTGACAATGATGGTGGTACAAATGAAAAGTTGGTTATTGCTAAGTAATATGGAGTAACTATAATTTTTCAGAGTGTAATTTATTTTTAAAATGTACTATAAACTTAAATCGTAAAAAATGAATTTAACTAAAATATTATCAATTGCATTAGTTGGATTGGTTCTTGTTTCTTCAAATCAATCTAAGGCCCAAGTTTCCATAGGTGCAAATTTGGGTGTATTCAAATTTACTGCGGAAGGTTCTGATGCTCAATTTGGATTTAATTTATCCGGCAAATATGAGATAAATGATAAAATACGGGTGGGAGCTAATTTAGGTTATTACTTTAAAACGTATGACTTTTTGGGTAGTAAATTAAGATCCTTCACAATGCCGATCACCGGTTTGATCGAATTCAGCTTTAGTGACAATAATTTCAGCCCGTATGCCGGTGCCGATATTGGTATTTATCGTTTTGGGTTATCAGGGAATGAAGGAAGTTCGTTGGTTAACGGATATTTTGGAATTGCCCCGGTAGCTGGATTTAATTATTCATTATCAGACAATCTACTCATAAATACAAATATAAAATATCATTATGTTTTGTCAGACGAACAGGCAACTTCTGCATTTGGTGTTAGTGCAGGAATATTTTATAAATTCTAAAAGCAATTAAATATATTTCACTTAAACAAAAAACCATGAAAAAAGTATTTGCATCAGCGGTTCTTATTTGTCAAATAAGCGCACAAATTGGATTCTCGCAAACTATAACGGCAGGCCGTGATCATTCACTTGCTATTTGTAATAATGGTGTTGCAAAAGCAACGGGAAATAACATTAATGGACAGTTGGGTGATGGGACTATAATTGACAGAACTACACCTGTCCTGGTATCGGGACTTTCTGGTATAAAAGCCGTGGCTGCAGGGAACAGGCATACAATTGCCCTGAAAAATGATGGTACAGTTTGGGCCTGGGGTTCTAATATTTATGGACAGCTGGGCAACAATCTCAGCATAGTCGAGAAGACCCCAATTCTTGTATCTGGGATATCGAATATTATTGCCATTGCCGTAGCTGAAAATTATTCCTTGCTGCTTAAGAATGACGGGACAGTATTGGCATTTGGGCAAAATAACTATGGTCAGTTAGGTGATGGGACTACAACAGATAAAAAAGCACCGGTACAAGTATCCGGGCTCACTGGTATTGTATCTGTTGCTACAGGATATTATCACTCCCTATTTTTAAAAAATGACGGTACAGTGTGGGCTTCGGGAAAGAATAGTAATGGCCAGCTGGGAGATAGCACCGTTGTGGATAGAAGTATACCTAAACAAGTGCCCGGGCTTTCGGACATTATCGCCTTAGCAGGTGGAAATGCGCATACCATTGCGCTAAAAAGCGATGGAACCGTTTGGGGATTTGGCGATCACGGCGTTGGTCAATTAGGGATAGGCCCAGTTAGCAATACAACTATACTTGAGCCAGAAAAAATTACCACATTAAATAATGTTGTTGCTGTTGCGGCAGGTAATTCTCATTCTCTTTTTTTGAAGAATGACGGCTCAGTATGGGCTTCAGGCTATAATAACATGGGCCAACTGGGTGATAACTCGACAGTTTTTAAACTTGTACCAGTTCAGGTGCCAGGCCTTTCAGGCATAACAGCGGTATCAGGTGGTAAATGGCATTCGCTTGCATTAAAAAATGATGGCACATTGTGGTCCTCCGGGTATAATTTAAGTGGCCAATTGGGAAATGGCACCCAAACGGATGAACTTACATTCTCGCAGGTAGCAAATTTATGCCCTGTTCTATTATCAACCCGTATTCAGGAAGCGGAAAAATTTGCAGTGAACATTTTTCCGAAT is a genomic window containing:
- a CDS encoding porin family protein — its product is MNLTKILSIALVGLVLVSSNQSKAQVSIGANLGVFKFTAEGSDAQFGFNLSGKYEINDKIRVGANLGYYFKTYDFLGSKLRSFTMPITGLIEFSFSDNNFSPYAGADIGIYRFGLSGNEGSSLVNGYFGIAPVAGFNYSLSDNLLINTNIKYHYVLSDEQATSAFGVSAGIFYKF
- a CDS encoding T9SS type A sorting domain-containing protein, coding for MKKVFASAVLICQISAQIGFSQTITAGRDHSLAICNNGVAKATGNNINGQLGDGTIIDRTTPVLVSGLSGIKAVAAGNRHTIALKNDGTVWAWGSNIYGQLGNNLSIVEKTPILVSGISNIIAIAVAENYSLLLKNDGTVLAFGQNNYGQLGDGTTTDKKAPVQVSGLTGIVSVATGYYHSLFLKNDGTVWASGKNSNGQLGDSTVVDRSIPKQVPGLSDIIALAGGNAHTIALKSDGTVWGFGDHGVGQLGIGPVSNTTILEPEKITTLNNVVAVAAGNSHSLFLKNDGSVWASGYNNMGQLGDNSTVFKLVPVQVPGLSGITAVSGGKWHSLALKNDGTLWSSGYNLSGQLGNGTQTDELTFSQVANLCPVLLSTRIQEAEKFAVNIFPNPCNGNFSIETACIEKQTLEIFEINGRMVLSQVINGTTALNFGNLNDGIYIARLTSDTSVINKRLVIAK